The genome window ATCATTGTTGCCTTCTGCCATAGCATTTACAACAGAGCAGAACAGCAAAAAACAGGTCAAGCCGCACATGTGGTTGAGACAATGGACAATCCCCACCCCCCGGGCACAACCCATGGCTGTCTGGCTTTGAGATTAGAATCCATTTTCACAGTTCACTTAAGCTTCTGATGCAAAAATGCATAATAAAGTACCTCTTGTTAATCGTGCCATAGTGAAATTTTCGGCTTCCAGCTTTAACATCTTCAATGTACTGCAACGATAGGAAATTAGATATACGAGTGACAAAAGCAAGTGCATGAAAAAACTGTGTATTGCTAAAACAAGGCTCTTACCAACTTTAAAGTAACCACCATTGATGAAAATGCCAAGGAATCCAAAGGTAAATCATCAATTGAAAAAAGTCGGCACTCCAATGACTCTGGACCAGGTGAAAAGTGGGGCTTCTTCAACTTTGCCAAGAAAATTATGTAAGTCTGCTCCAAACAACAACAACGACAACAAACTTAGAAACCTTAAGCAAGGTCATAGAAAAATCAATATGAGAAATGAGGGGCATCTCTCCCTTACTTGGCCAATACGAGGGATGTCCAATTGAGCAAAAGGTGACACGACTTCCACTTCTGCACGTGCTTCCTCCCAGGTTTCCCTGATTGCCCCTTCTGCAGCAGACTCACCAATTTCCAGGTAACCAGCTGGAAGGGTCCTATTTCAGCACAATCCAATTATCTGGGTTACCCATTATGGATAACAAAAGTATAGAAGCTAGTTAAAATGCAAAGCAGAAGGGACCAAGTAACATATGgagaaaattcttttttttttctttttaactactTGAGAGTTTCTGTTTAGAGAGAGCATGCAGTGGTTCCATTCTGTaccaaaattacaatttcagtTGCATACCAGAGGCCATGTGATGGTTGGATGTTTCGCTTGCAGAGTAGGACCTTGTTATCATGCTCAATGAGGCATCCCACCACCTATTCAAACCAgtttacaaaagaaaacaataattccATTACCtttaaaacaaagtaattattcATTGAAAGTGCAATGCCAAACAAACTGGAGAGAAAACTAAGAACATATACCGCGTTAACAAAACATGTTTAAATTATGCTTTACCAAGAATCAAATGGGATACAAACATCGCAAGGTTTTCAGATTCATGCCTACAatgtttttccttgttttcaGTGCTTGTTAAAGCAACCAGCAGAGTTAAAATAATCCACACACAATTCCACTATTTTATGACTCAGGGAGTCAGGGTTCAACAATTTATTCTCCCTGGAAACCTTTTTGCATATAATCTCTAGTCCACCAAAAGTTCTCTGAAGATTGCATTGTCACTTTGTCTAGCATCCACGTCACATGAATCCTTTTGTAGTGTCACATGTTTTTGATTGATAATCACAATGCTGATATATGattgaatatttaaattgttgCTGAAAGAATAATTGAAGCTAGCTAGCACATGTACGTTACATTAAATGGAGATACCTGACCAGCTGTGGTGCAAACCAGGatgctaaaattaattttagaagaaaTATCATGATATGCAAATGAGTAAATTTTCCTCAGCAATTTCAGCAGACACATTCAATCATACAAAACAACAGAAACATACATGACAATTTTAGTTATAATAATGAATGACCGTACCATTTTAGGGTTTTGATAGGAAATTTTCTCACAAAGTGTGCAAATGGCTCTCATCTTTTCCTCGCCATCAGGTATATCATGTTTTGTCTGGCCACCACACCACTGACAGAAATTGATCTTGCGAGCACTTCCCTGAAAACAGATTTCATTAGAAAGGTATAGGATTATGTGAATGCAAGTGCCTTGAATAagactgggaaaaaaaaaaaaacccactcgCATCAACAATCACTGATAACCTGATCAAATTGATCTAAGTCACAACATCTCTTTCTAAAATCTTGTTAAGAAACTTGAATAAGAATACAATACAAGTGATGTTCAAAGAAGGATACAATACCATATGAGCCAAGTTATTTGATTGTTCCTTTTTTGCCATGTGATTTAAACAAATAAGCAACTCAACATTTACCACcgataaaaacaaacaaaacataatCGAATTCCAGAACACTGAAGGCAAACTAACAAAAACAGATGCAAGAGACGGACTTTAAGCgcataatcaagaaaaaatgtcAATCACGAATCCCAATAATTATCCAATTTATCTACGAATTCGATAAGAGTATCAGGATTtcaacaagaaggaaaaaaaactcggAGAAACTCACAGATGACTGAACAGCAACAGATGAAGAAGAGGTTCCATCCATCTTAGACTCAGACGGAGTTGAGTGAGCACGAACAGGTCCCAAAGACCGAGTCTTTCGAGTCAAAAACATGAAAGGATTTGTGGGTCTGGTTATTGGAGAAGAACAGGATAATGGTTTGGCGGAGGTTGAGACAAAAGCATTAGTTTTAGCGGCATGTGGTGGTTTCAGTCTATAATAATAAGCCACAGAACCAAGATTCTGTATTGCTTTTAGCATTGAAAATCTCACCAATTTCTTGTCTTTGTAACAAAAATCTTGAGGTATGGTGAGAATTGTTTAGCAAGTATGAATGATTGTGTTTGGTAGGTGTTCCAAGGCGAACCCGCGTTGCCACGGTTAACTTCGGTCTGGTGTGTTTCTGAGTACAGTACAGTTACT of Populus trichocarpa isolate Nisqually-1 chromosome 16, P.trichocarpa_v4.1, whole genome shotgun sequence contains these proteins:
- the LOC7483972 gene encoding nudix hydrolase 23, chloroplastic, with amino-acid sequence MLKAIQNLGSVAYYYRLKPPHAAKTNAFVSTSAKPLSCSSPITRPTNPFMFLTRKTRSLGPVRAHSTPSESKMDGTSSSSVAVQSSGSARKINFCQWCGGQTKHDIPDGEEKMRAICTLCEKISYQNPKMVVGCLIEHDNKVLLCKRNIQPSHGLWTLPAGYLEIGESAAEGAIRETWEEARAEVEVVSPFAQLDIPRIGQTYIIFLAKLKKPHFSPGPESLECRLFSIDDLPLDSLAFSSMVVTLKLYIEDVKAGSRKFHYGTINKRPGSSPSDTHAYTLDHHLQS